The Lonchura striata isolate bLonStr1 chromosome 6, bLonStr1.mat, whole genome shotgun sequence nucleotide sequence TGATGGTGTTTggcccactgctgctgcttttccttatCGTGTCCAGATCATGTTGCTCTTGAGGGAGATCATATCATGGTTCCTGTGCTCCTGCTTTGAATTCAGATGAGGAGGTGGAGTTGAGAGTGGTTGGTCTCTCTCCTAAAGCTTTCTGCTTTGAAGGCTCCATCTCAAAAGGAGATGGAGAACTCCAAGGCAGTATTGACACCACTCCTCTGACTTCTCCAATTCCCAGATACGGGTCCTGAGGCTCACAGCTTGCTTTGGTGTGTAGCTGGTTATGGGTGGCATTTGTAGCAGTCTTTCTTGTTGCTGCCTTATCAGAGAACCGTGCCATAGGGTTAGAAATCATAGTGAGTGCTGCTTAAGGATGTGGAGGTGCCTTGGTACCATGAACACCTGTACACGATTTGCTCACTGTACCTGTGGCTGTTCTCCAGCTGTTCTCTTGTGTACTGCTGCTGAGTGAGGAGGCAGCATGGCTGTAGGCACTGCAGATTGCAGTTTATACCTCTCtcattttactttttgtttacAGCAAACAGCGCTGCTTGTTGTAAAACCCCAGAGAAAGCTGCAATAAAAATGAGCTGGGAAGTGGCGTGTGAAAGGCAGATGGAGCTTTGCTCATGCCAAATTGTGCCAGTTTGGgtggagccctgcaggagcaaaTAACCATTTTAGTCAAGAGTTCCTCACCCAGGAGAGGATTTAGGGGGTTAACCAGTCTCTGATGCTTACACAAAGGAGGGTGAGGCTTGTGAGGAGTCTCCTCTGACTTTGAGGAGGATAATTTGCCATTCCAGGATGGGATGACAGGTGCCTTGCTCACAGAGACGAAGCCCAAAACCACAGTAGGCGTCATcgtccctgtgtgccaggaaTGAAAGCTAAGATGTGTCAGGCTGCTTTCTGGGAAAAGGGCTTGGTCGTTCCAGTCTGCACCGTGATTGCTGTGAAATAGTCCCCCAGCTGCCTGGCACCCAGTCTGAAAGTGGAGAATCCCCCACCAGCCCCATTCCTTGAGGAGAAGGATGGGTGTGGGAAAACAAACACCGTTCAAAGCATGTGGTTGGGCACTTGGATTGCCTTCCTTTGCTTTCCCAGCCTTCAGCGTGGCATCTCTGTGGCGAAACACCGCCGGCATTCCTCATTGCACATGCTATTTTTGCAGTAAATATTTTGtgcttgtttttaaataaacttcAGCACAgagtcctgctctgctgcctcccgGGAGAGGCTGTCATGTTCTGGCCCTCGATAACAAAAGGCAACTCCATAACAGCCGCTTGTTTGTGCCTGGGAATGAAGCTGGCCTTTATTCCAAAAACcttccagggttttttttttgtggtttgccGAGCTCAGGCCAGTCGTGGCTGCCCTCTcccccacctggctgcacaTTCCCGCTGCTCCCACTGCACTGCTCGCATCCGCTGGGCTCCGGTCAGGAAGCTGCACGTGGTGCACAtcttcttccctcccctcctttcCTTCTTGCTGTTTCCTCACTTGATAGCAGTGCTGGCTCTGATGAGGAGCTGGTGAAgtgagaggagggagagaagcgGGAAGCTGGGACCTCACTTGACAGTCCAAGGTCTGCACAGCCTTCCTGGGGTGGGAGTTCAGCAGGTCAggattggttttgtttttttgaagcTGCCAGAAATCCCAGAAAGAAGCAAGTACAGAGGTCACTGGAAAACTTCTCTAAAACAGCAAATGTCTGTGTTTCCTCTTAGTCTCCTCCATCATTTGAGGGTCTCACTGGCCTGtcattttttagttttcagaGCAGAACTGTCCTGGCCACCTCTGGGTCCTGTGTTTTCCTGATGATCTCAATATCAGAAAAACGTCTTTTTTAGTGAAAGCAATTATTCACTAGAAAAACCTCCCCAGGGACACAATACAGTCCCTATTACTGGAGATTTTCAAGGTGTAATTGGGCAGAGTTCTGCATAGTCTCTCCTAAGGTTCCTAGCCTCAAAAAAGGTTGGACCCAGTAATCATTTGAGGTCACTTCAACCTGGGCTGCCCTGTAACTGTGATCTCCTGGCAGTATTTGTTCAGAAAGTGCTTTCAGTgtttattttgataaaatttACAACAAAACCTTCTGTCTGTGGTGACCTCATTGTTGGGGTCCCCACATCATGCTGCTTGGTCTTCAAATGTGCTGCATCTGCTTGTTACCCATACACTGGAGTGGTTAGCATGAATAGTGACTTGTCAGACGTGGAAATTACTCACCCCTTTGCACAGCTGTGTCTTCTCTCTAGTGTCCTAATGGAAAAAGAAGTCAGAAACTGCTGCACTCAGGGATGAGGAAAGTTGTTTTTCTGACTTGTGATGAAGACTTTTCAATTGAACTGCCCAGCgcttaaaatataaatatctgCCGTGGTTTGTGTTGAAAACCCAAGCCAGCAGCTTCATTGGTACAAGCTGGATGGTGAGGGCTGGTTCTTGGGCATTAGCAGCTTCTGGTGGCAGTGAGCAGACCGTGTTTGGGACACCACTACTGGTATGTTGTTCTTCAAGAGACAGCAGTTATGCAGTGTTTGACAGCCTCCACCAGTTCTCTGGGGCTTGGCAGGTGTCCAGCAGACTGCCTTCATTGTGCAGGGTTTAGTAATGCCTTCCCACCACCCCCGAGCCCTTTGGGGGCCCTCTGTCCtgcacacagcccagcccactGTTTGCCATGCtgtctccctgcccagctgctccaCCTCACGTTATCTCCAGCCATTGGGACAAAACCACTTCCTTCCCCTTCAGCCAGACCTACAGAGCTTCATCTGTCCTTTCCAAGGAACTCTCCTGGGAGgtttcttttgcttgtttttcctttctttgcacACCTTCACCTAAGGAGGTGTCTCGTCCCCACCTGGGGAGCGTTTTTGCCTGTTGGGATTTCGTGGCTCCCGGGCTCTGCTGAAAACCCTTCAGAACACCTCGGGAGGTGCAGCTCGCACCTCCGGCCCCCGTTGCCGCGAGGATGTTGGTGTCTCCGGCCGCAGCTCCCGTCAGGTTTTGTGAAGAGGGGCTTCCTGCGGGGTCAGCATGCTCCATTGTGGCActtcccctgcagctggcttcctccctcctgcagtgcctaaAAATAGATGGAGCGCGGTGCTGCTGAGAAACACCGGAGAGTCCCAGCGCCGGAGCCGCTGGGGCGGCGTTTCCGTCACCGCCACTCGCCAAGTCAGCCCTTGCACCGGCGCTTTTGGCGTGCTCATGGGCTTTGTATCGAGGAGGGAAGAAGCAGGAGCCAAATCCAGCCTTTCCCAAGTTTGAAGAATCCATAAGGGAATGCTAAACAAGTGGAGACCGTTATTGTGTATCTGGTGTTTTAGGGAAGGGTTTACTTGACTTCACTCTGCTCTCATTGCATGGCCTTTGGactttgcattttaattatCAGAAGATTGTTTAAAAGCTACGGAGATAAGGAAAACCTTAAACATCACAAGCATTTACAAACAATTTTAATCTTGAGCTCTGTTTATATATTAGGGCTGTCCCTAAAGGAGAGCTGACAGTCTGATTAATAACTATAAAACATTTTCACTCGTAGCAGAAGAAAGCATTTCATTGAAGGGATGTGTCTCCCAACCACTAGTAATATTCACTGTACTGCTGTTACGTCTGGGATGCCCCATGTTCTTTTATCCTCATcatggttcttttttttcttcgcTGTCCATTAGAAATAGTGAGTGCAGTCTTATCTGATCTGTAATTTTTGCATGTATCAAATTGCTTTTGAATGGGAAATAAGATTCACTTAGTAGTAGAACGACAATACTTGAGAATATTAGTTAACCAAAAATGCACTAAAACTAAGAGATACACCAGCAAAAATCTGTGTCCAGTTTAACTGAGCTGGTAGTGTTTGGCTGAGTAATCACTATGGCTTCACCAGTCTCGTGGTTGGTGAGACCATGACGATTACTCACGGCAGCAGATTTGAGCCTTGAGATAAGCTCTTGTTTCCTGTATGAATAAACTTTTATTCCTCTGTTTTCTGAACCACTCTTGATGCCTCATTTCAAGCTTTGAGCTAGTTATGGTGTAAGTTGCCTGTGCAAATTCAATAAgttaaagtaaaaaatgttgTATACTCTGTGGAAGAACCtataacaaagaaaaacacCAGATTTTAAGTGAGATGCTTAAGCAGTACTTTCCCTTTGGTTTTGTGGTTCATCTGCCTTTTAAATGTTAGCCAGATAAATATTTGTATGATGTTTAATATAAATAAACCATGTGCCTTACTGTTTATTTTACAATATATGCTAACTAATAATTTCCATCTCtgcttaaatatttaaagtgcCATGCCAGGGTAACTCCGTGCTACAGCTGTGAGGATGTTGTAGAGCCATTGTCATGCCTCCTACATCCTCTGCCTAGTGCTACTCTCAGCGTTTTCTCTCATTTTGGAGGTGATGGAATTATTCAAGCTCCAGTGTTGGCAGCTTCAAACACTTTGAGACCCAACTCATGTACGTTGTGTTCCGTTATGTCTGCTGCCATCACACCTCCTGAGCTTTAATTCTGCACGCCCGTAATTCTCCACCTCAGGAGCCAGAATGTCCAGCCAGGCACGAGGGTGGACAGAGCTGTGCAGTAACATGTCTGCCTCTCACTTCGCTTGCAGGAATCTACATCCTGATTGCAGTCGGAGCTGTCATGATGTTTGTGGGATTCCTGGGATGCTACGGCGCCATTCAGGAGTCTCAGTGTCTTCTGGGAACGGTAGGAGACGCAAAGCTCCGGAAGTCACTTGGCACCCTGATTTCCCTGCGGGGTGGCAATGGCTGTGCTTCCCTTGCTGGGTGTTTCCCAACAAGCGGGGTGGGAGGATGTGTGAGCACTAGGTGGGAGCTGGGTGGCTGAGGGTGTCTCTGCCCACcctgtggagccctggctgagctggcaggcgTGCTGCAATGTCCTGcctgtggctggctgcagggcagaaGGGGTGAGATCAGCAGGATTCTTAGAGACTCTTTCTCTGTTACATGTGAACCCTCACCTTGCAGTTATCTCTCCATGGTCTGGATGTCTTACCAAGCACCCACTGAACACTCTTTCTTACCTGGTGTTCTCTACACCATCCCTTCTCACTCTGTGTGAAGGCTGCCTGTAGCAATTCTAGTTCTTTTAAGGAATCATCTACTATTTTTATCTGTTTGGACAAGGAAACAGCAAAGATTTTCCATAATTTCTTAGTGAGAACATCTAGGTACATCCTGGAAAATCCATTACCGAAGTGCTACAGGCATCCTTGAtgtgaggcagcagctcaggattCCTGGCACAGGATGAGCTTAATTGGATAAACTGTAGCCACACCAAAAGCCTTTACCTTGGGAGCAAGGGAGACCCATTTATTTAAAGCAAGTTCTCACATGTGGTTCAGTTTAAACTTGatgcataaaaaataaaactggaaaggtaaatcataattttttttttttttattttgaattactTTCCAGCACTTGGCTTCGTTCAGCTGGAGGGTTCTTGGTGGTAGTGTAGCAGCTCATGGGTGTGGGGGACAGAGGGAAAGGAAGCTGCTTAGCCTCACTCTTGCAGATGACTTCACCTCTGATTGCTGCTGGTTCCCAATAATAAGGGGATGCTTTTCTCCAGTGTTGATAAAACGCTTCTGAATGTAGTGGATGGGAGCTCCAGTAGGAGTTTGCAGGCATTATCCTGGCTGCTGGGAACGCAGGGAGCCCTCACACAAATCTGACAAGGGTTGTTGGAGCATAGTTTGGCAgctttagatttttattttgttttgtcaaTGCAAGTGATTACAGACCCTGAAccacctctctctctctcctgaaGTTAGAGGATTAGAAGGGCAGATGGTGCAAGGTACCCGAGGTCTGACAGGGAAACCGGCTGCTCTGGCTGAAATTAGCAGCTCTAGCTGCTGTGCACTGCCTGTGTTTGCTCACACCTTGGCTTGCCAAGAAAAGTCTGGAGATGCCCCATGAGGATGCTTTCTGCTGGCCAAGGCTCCCACTGTGCTCCAAGAACATTTTCAGGCAGCATCCTTGGGGTGCTTGAGGGAAGCAGCTGTGCTCCCCTTTCCACCACCTAGCTGAGGGAGTGACTTTGGGCTTACTGCAAAAGGGAGAAGTACCAGAAAGCTCCACGCTATTAAAATCCTGTGCCAAAGGTGGCATGGAAGCTGAGCAGCAAGACCTAAGGAAGACAAGAGGGAGCCACTTGGTATggagcaggctctgctccctggaaaGGGGCTGGGACCCAGCCAGCTGCCTGGCCAGGACCACCACTATGTTCCCATAGCATCAAGCTGCATCTCCTGGTGTTCAGCAGGCAGCTTACAGAAGAACTCAATCAGCAGGAGGTAGTACCTCCACATCTGGGATAAACAAACTATCCTTCACTGAAGGGTAACCACTGCAGGAGTGAGCCCTAGTGCTTAACCAGACTCAGAGTGGCATTGCACCCACAGTTTATGGTGCTGTGAGTCCTTGTGGGGCATGTGGGACCTAGTCTTTCAAAGATGTTCCTACAAAATTAGGAATAGATAGATTTTCACATAGGAGTTGATCGTTCAGGACCAGTCAAGGATGTTGGAAGTCCTTTCCTGCTGTCAGGTTAATAGTCTTGTTTCCATTTTGCTGATAACCCTTTGCTTTTGCATGTGAGAACCAGGTCATGGCATCATTCTGGAAACTCCTGTTTTATCTATTGTTGGAGAAAGTGTCCTGAATGTTTTGAACAGAGACTGCTCAGGAGCCAGGGGCTGTTTTCCCACCCTATACtgtaattttgtgttttcttgacTGTGTTGACCTTTTTTGCTTCTTGACTTTCATGGCAACTTCTCCCACTTTGGGGGCTTTTTCCCAGGAAGAAGTCACTGGGTGATGTTGGCTGCACATGGAGCATGCCTCTCTGTGTCTTCTCATGTGATGCTGATGTATGAATTTACAgcttcccattcccagtccaaCTGACCAACCATCACAATGTGTTCCCGGGATCTGAACAAAAAGGGAGGATGGCAGAGAGGAATGCTGGAATTGCACAAACAGGGTGGGACTGTGGGAAAACGTCAGTGTTAGTATTTATGCAAAAAACTGCAGTAGCCTTGCAGGGCTGTGGATGCCAGAGAGCTGGCCATAAATCACACCCTGACAtccccagctcctcagcagctgaAATGTGCTTTTAACCCTGCACTGGCAATTCCAGTCCAGAGCATTTATGGCAGAGCAGAAACCTTTTCTGGATGGTCCTGCAGGTGCATGAAGTGGAGCAATATATCTTGTGCTACACAGGGCATCTTCATTCCTGCCAGTCTCTTTGTGGAAAAGGTTTTGCTAATCCCTGCTCAACAGTCTGGACTTGGGGTGGTATGTGATGAGTTACAGGAAAATGTGTTTGGGTTCAGTGCATGTATGAGGGAGAAAATGATTTGAAGTCAGATGACACCTTGCTCTGCTTTGTCAGTGGAAGTGCTGCTCCACACCTCTCCCCACCGAATTGCTGCAGATATGTTAAGGATCCTTCTCTTGATTTGTCTTTGCAGTTCTTCACTTGCCTGGTGATCCTGTTTGCCTGCGAAGTtgcagctggaatttggggttttgtcaACAAAGACCAAGTAAGGCTCTAAAACCTGTGTTTATGGGACTGGGAGGCTGGGGCAGAACGGCAGCAGATCCCAGCATGAGCTGTTTTGCTCACAAACTGCTCCCAGACTGAGTAATGGGAGCTTGGATTAGCGGTGTGACCTGGGCAGGCCACCTCACTCCTCTTGGCTGGGCTGATGAACTTTAAATGTGAGCACTTGAGGTAGCAGCTGCCCTTAGGGTATGTAGTGCAGAGTCTggaataaaaatagcctgtcTCACTTGGGTCTCCTTGCTGCCACGCTGTCAGTCACAGAGGGAGTGGATTCGGGCATGAAGTTGTGAGGGAAAGCCATCTGCAGGTCCTCAGTGCCAGGGAACGAGGAGCGAGCCCTGCCGGGTAGTGCCAAAGGGTGGGAATGCTGTTCAGGCACAGCCTGCATGAACGGCATTGCTTGTGtttcctgctcttctccagtGTCACAGAACCTGCTTCAGGTCATTTGTCTGCCAGCGCTGGGCTTGCTGTGATCCATATGCTGTGCACACAGGAGGGGTCCAAGTCCTCTATCTGTCCCTGCTAGGGACTGCTCAGATAAGGTTTCCTGGCTGGAGGAGCTGAACTGAAGGGTAGAACTGGAAATTACAGCTTTTCACCTTCTGTTTCTGCTCACCTTCCCTCCACTGTGGTCATGTGTGCTCACACACACAGGTTTGGCCTCGAAACGCAGAACTGCCCGTGCATGGGAaccatggctgtgctgcagcaagcaGCAGCCTGGGTGCTCATCACTGGGGCCTCAGGGGTTTGGAGGAGAGAAGGGGACTGCTTGTGCTTAAAGCCAAGGTTAGACTCTCTGGCAGAGTAGGAAATGTGTTTACTTTCCTAAGAGACGTTAGCCAGCTGTGTAAGTAGGTGCTGGCCTGCTCAGCTTTCTCATGCTTGTGAGCAATGGCTCGCAGGCTCACTGTGAATGGGAACTCCCTTGTAGTCATTCAGGGGAGAGCACGACTTCACTGGAATAAACTCTTCTGTGGCTAAACACTGTTATGCAGGCACAGTGGTGTTTCCTAGCAACTTTAGTGAGCTAATTAACCTCTGCAGAGGGGCTGTGCGTCCTGCAGATGTTAGTTTGTGAATCCTGAAGAGTCCCAAGATGTGCAACTGCAACcgacagcaaaaaaaaaagtgaatgcTGAGTAAGGAGAGACCCCATGGCTGTTGTGTCCCATCCTGGGGAGAAAGAGCTTGGCCACTAGAGCATAAAGCTGAGAAATGTAGGATTTCCTAATACAGAAGTGATGACTTCAGCccctaaaattaattttgcagtTTAAAATGAAGGGTGGCAGTCTGTTTGCCTCAGCTAGTTTTGCAGCCTTGATGATGAATGGGCTATTTTGAAGTCCCTGCCCACAAGGCAGGGTTGCTTCTCCCTGCCTTGGttgggagcagcacaggctgggagggaAGCACTGGATGATCCCAGGCACCGAGAGATGTTTCCAGAAGGGACACTTTTTCTCAAAGCTGAAGGCAGTCTCTCCCTCAGCTTGCCTTCTTGGAGATGCTGTAAATTCAGAATGGGGAGGCAATAAataggattttaattttttttttttttttgtgtaccAGAATGAAATGATTTGGTTGGAGAATATCATTCTCCAAAGCAAGTTTTTTTGAGTAGTGATGAAAGAGTTCTGGGATAATTGATTGAAATTGTGCATCATCTTGCTGCAGTTTCTTTTTTCGTATGCTAatccagcctgtgctgccaAGAGCAGATGTTCCAAAAAGCATTTTCCCTTTCTtacttttatgtttttctttcgCTTCTCTTGCATGGCCTTCTTTCATCACTCTCTCTCAAATTACTGAAAGGTGCTAGAGGAGAATTCACAAGGCCAGTTCCCCTAAAAGTTCGGAGACTTTTGCACTGTGGAGCAGGCCCTCATGGGTGGTTGCAGTTCTAACCCAGATGGCAGGGTTAGAATCTGGATAAGGTGTCTCACATAACCACTTACAGGACAGTGATGTCCATAGGGACTCAGCCATGGTTTTAAATCCATCTAAATGCACCTAAGCTGACCCAAATGAGTTGTCTCATCAGGCTTTAAGTATGCAATCTCCCAAATTCCTGACATCCCCTCCGAGCCACTCAGTAAGCCAAGGTGCCCATATTTACAGACAGCCTTGCCTGTGCACCCCACCTCCTCGTGACTTTTCCagcctgtccagcctctgcagcCTCAGTGGGAAATATGTTTTGCCTGCTTTGTCTATGTGTGGTTAGACCAGCAGTACATCTATGTGGGCTGAAGGCTGTCTCCACTTGTGGCTCATCCTCCAGGCCTTGGCTGTCTTTGTCTGCTAGATAGAGCCTGTGGAGCTGGTGGATAGTGTTGTCTGGAATCTGCTGGCTGGTGGATGGGGTTCTTAGAATTTGTGAcagctggaggggctgggagccctATGAAGGACAGGCCTTTTTTCCTGTGCAAACAAATGGAGTCCAAATTCATATAAAAATTGCTCATCTTACTCCAAGTGCCATTAGAGGGAACCTGTCCTTCAGGCACATGTGCTGGGTAGGTTTTCTCCTCCTCTGGCTGAAAAGGAGTTTTTCCTGTGTCTTTCCTAGATAGCCAAAGACGTGAAGCAGTTCTACGATCAAGCACTTCAACAAGCGCTCATGGGAGACGCAGATGCAAGCAACGCCAAAGCTGTAGTGAAGACTTTCCATGAAACGGTAAGGTGGTGGTGGTTGTGCTGGAGAATTAATAATGGAGGTCAGGAAAGTGGTTGGGAAAAGCAGTCCAAAGTGGATGATACTACATGCAGGTCTTAACCTAATCAAGTCTGTTGTTGTTACCTTTTAAGAAGTAGAGTTGTGGTCTCTTCAGTATTCTCTCCATCACACGGTGCTGGGAAGTCTGGACCAAGCTCTGTTGCCTTTCATTTACCTCAGCACCCCTGATTTAAGTAAAATTCAATGGAAGAAGAATGTAGCTCTGAGGAATTAATCCTGATATTGGTCCATTCAGCAGGAAACAAAATCCCTGGAGACAGTTGGGTTCACTCTCCTCCAGCAGATCTGTCTGGGACTATTGTAGGAGGCAGCTGCGTtgtatggaaagaaaaaagttggTTTGGTGACTTATTCCCCACCCTTGTTTCCCCCTCCAAGATGCCTCCTCAATCTTCGATGACTTCAAGAATGTGTAATGGTGGGGATAGCATTGCATAAGTGTTTGCTGTCTGCTAATGTTAGCTCTCCATTGTtgctcttttcctctctccacaTAGCTGGACTGTTGTGGTTCTGATATTATGACATCGACTTTCACTCCTCTGTGGAGGGATGACCTCTGTCGAAAGGACTCCATGAAAAGCTTTTTTGAGGTAggcacagctgcttcaggaAACCTTGGCTGCCAAGGAGATTTTGGGATGTATTGGGAAACAGATAAAGGGTAGAGATTTCATTTATTTGGGGATGGTGTAGAAGGATGTTAAAGGTTCCCATTTGGTTATTCCTTTGCTGTTCCTGCTTGAGGGGACTGACAGGTGCAGAAGGGTGAAGTCTGGTTGGAAGTCCTGGGGCCAGGACCTGGGCCAGGGGGAAGCTGACCTACCTTTCTCGGTGCTGGGGGTGGGTGAGGGGAAAGCAGGCTGTCTGACTGGtgtgcttctctgcctcagAACACAAACTGCCACAAAAAAATCGATGAGCTCTTCTCTGGGAAGCTCTACCTGATCGGTATCGCTGCTGTCGTGGTTGCTGTGATCATGGTAAGTGTGACAGCCTGGTGGAACTGGGAAAAGACACCTTGGGGCACCCCGATCCTCTTCCAGCTGGGCTGGATCTATCCCTCTCCTCTGGATGCCCCTGCAACTCCACAGCACCATCCCTAAGCACCACAGAGCTCTGGAACATGGCGAGACCAAGGGTTTCATCATCCCTCTGGGGAGTTGAGATGTTAGGGGAGACACCTGCCAAGCTCAGTAGAGAGGAGCACCTGCAAGCACAAGGGCAGAGCACCACTGAAACCTCCTCCAAAACCACTTGTTCTACAGGTTGCCATGTTTTGTTGCTGGGGTCTGCAGTGAGAAGGGATTTGCTTGCTTTGCTCCTTTGGGTTTGCTCCCTAGTGAGACTTGGGTGCTGTGGAGGTGTAACATGGCATCTGTGCAAAGCCTGGGCTGTAGTGCTGGAGGGATCTCAAGGCATCTGCTGAGTAGCTGGCAGCCAAAAAGCTTGTTAGGTACCACCACTGCTGCCAGTGAGAGACCGGGAGGACAGCACCTTATCTCAAATTGGCCAACTCCATATGAAAACAGCCACAAAGACATTGCAACCCTGCCCTTACCTCTGGCATGAGAGTGTTAATGTGGAGTGGGGGACCTTGGGATGGGGGAGCTCTTGCACTGTACTGGTTGTTGCCTCACTGGTGCCCCTGTCTCCCAACAGATCTTTGAGATgatcctgagcatggtgctgtgctgtggcatAAGGAACAGCTCCGTCTACTGAGCTGTGAGAGCCGGGCAGGGGAAGGGGGGATCAGGGCCGACGGCGCTAGAGGGGACCCCAAGTGCCACCGAGTGACCAGGAGACATTTCAACAACAGACAAAGAAAATTATGTATATAAATGCTTCCAATATTACCATACAGTACttaccatttttattttgaagtacttttttttttttaataaataaaacttgcCCGTATCTTTGTGGCTGAGTTAGTTACACATCAGTTTTGTGTGATGGGAAAGCTGCTGTGGCAGGAGATCAagtccttccttccccttccccctcccccagTAACTCAGAAGTAACACTGGTGGAAGATGTGTGGAGGAGAAGGGTGCAGCCTGGTCTCAGAAAACTTTGCCTTGGTTTTACCAACTTTTTTAATTGGATGCTGAAGCagaattcagtatttttgttaATTGATACTTATCTTTTCCAACCATCACCCCAGCTTCCTGGTGTTTCCAAGCTGTCCTTAGGGAAGCCTGGGTGACTGTCCAAagcctgggagagaggaggggaaaggatACAGCCTCTATCGCCTGGCTGCAATGTATCCCAGGGGAAACACAGGCATTGTTCCTCTCCAGCCTGTTTCCATTGGTAGGTCAGTCCTTAACAGAAGTCATGCTGAAACTTTTTTACTCTCTAatgagtaaaaatattttttggttttgtgatttgttttttttttttccttggggcTATAATTTTATAAATTGGCCCAGTTCCATTGATTCATTGCATTAAAAGGTCTCTGGCTGGGGGTGAATTTTAGTCCCAGTTTTTCAAATATAACAAACTGAAaactaaaatactttttaaatgttcttcAGTGTTTCATTATAGATATATGTTTCAAGGAGAATCTAGTTCTATACCAAGTTTCCACTGTTAAGCTAATGCTCACATAGAAATGatattggaaaaagaaaacaacataaaaaaagTTCTTGACTTTAGAAATCCTGCTTTTATGTACTACAGGATGATGTTTGGGTGTTCCCAACCATATGTGTACATGCTTAATATTTCATCTTTGCATCACTCTCTTGTTCAGTGAAATTATTCATAATTATAGCATATTGTCACACACTGTAATATTGCTGAGAAATTGTCATCATCTGATTATGaaaaaaatggttatttttaaGACCTTCCAGTTATATTAACAGCAGATCAGCTTATAAAATCAAGGTAATTTAGCATGTTAGATCGCACCAGTTGAAACACATTCTTGTGATCTGGTAACTTTGGTTATCACTTTGATGTCTGTGGCTTCTTTTATATGCCACTCTGTCACCATGTAGATAGAGGGGGAGAGTGACCCAGGAGCTATGTAATAAAATCAGAGTTTCACTAAAAAGATGATCTATATGTATAGttctatagatatatatttttaagcaaAGCCTTTTCCTTAGCCGTAGGGGCACTTGAGCTGG carries:
- the CD81 gene encoding CD81 antigen, producing the protein MGVEGCTKCIKYLLFVFNFIFWLAGGIILGVALWLRHDSQTTNILYLQLGDKQAPNTFYVGIYILIAVGAVMMFVGFLGCYGAIQESQCLLGTFFTCLVILFACEVAAGIWGFVNKDQIAKDVKQFYDQALQQALMGDADASNAKAVVKTFHETLDCCGSDIMTSTFTPLWRDDLCRKDSMKSFFENTNCHKKIDELFSGKLYLIGIAAVVVAVIMIFEMILSMVLCCGIRNSSVY